In Harpia harpyja isolate bHarHar1 chromosome 8, bHarHar1 primary haplotype, whole genome shotgun sequence, a genomic segment contains:
- the C8H21orf140 gene encoding LOW QUALITY PROTEIN: uncharacterized protein C21orf140 homolog (The sequence of the model RefSeq protein was modified relative to this genomic sequence to represent the inferred CDS: inserted 2 bases in 1 codon; deleted 1 base in 1 codon), with amino-acid sequence MQCFTNLLLRHVICSGCFDTASKRQCLQYLRALRTLHLNGFNTIFLGETDIPESLISGEKIAEEASLCWLVCTLVHTGSCQGWVPWRYKLQLRGELPIHQQNGVFQELCESLSMFYGKCIIVTRDKTQLMRGGQKMARARDRNSAAXVPPVIYVSSTECCPEVARANGHEFLVVPSSYKYLYPMDAIWSSLKWFLIINNRKDFALRSIERTHSYRCILFGDMIVKGIEKMTPNKWKVAINRVKRWENYYLDTLS; translated from the exons ATGCAGTGCTTCACAAATCTGCTCCTCAGGCACGTAATTTGCAGCGGCTGCTTTGATACTGCTTCAAAGAGGCAGTGCCTACAGTATCTAAGAGCTCTGAGGACTCTGCATCTTAATGGTTTCAACACCATTTTTTTAGGGGAAACAGATATTCCAGAGAGTCTTATATCAGGAGAAAAAATAGCCGAGGAGGCCAGCCTGTGCTGGCTGGTATGCACACTTGTTCACACTGGCAGCTGCCAAGGGTGGGTGCCCTGGAGGTACAAACTGCAATTAAGAGGTGAACTGCCCATCCATCAGCAGAATGGTGTCTTTCAGGAGTTGTGTGAATCTTTGAGCATGTTCTATGGGAAGTGCATAATTGTGACGAGGGATAAAACACAGCTGATGCGTGGGGGGCAAAAGATGGCAAGAGCCAGAGACAGGAACTCTGCTGC AGTACCACCAGTGATCTATGTGTCCAGCACTGAGTGCTGCCCTGAAGTTGCTAGAGCCAATGGCCATGAGTTTCTTGTTGTGCCTTCATCTTACAAGTATCTCTATCCTATGGATGCCATCTGGTCTTCTTTGAAATGGTTT TTAATTATAAACAACAGGAAGGACTTTGCCCTGAGGTCTATTGAGAGGACCCACTCCTATAGGTGTATCCTCTTCGGTGACATGATTGTTAAAGGAATAGAGAAGATGACCCCAAACAAATGGAAGGTAGCAATTAACAGAGTGAAGAGATGGGAGAACTACTACCTTGACACACTTTCTTAA
- the SMIM11 gene encoding small integral membrane protein 11 isoform X1 yields the protein MFSSNGAFKTTGLLHAKIHPIVMLFMLIVKYCACLHVVYLLMMTTPCHGMDPPALQHLGGKSRCCHSTASTVNEYRHIIQRSFKILSVIVNFIREGHRKDAPALVCAFRSVTLIGARCSLLQGRQYRHTAKMVAFNWKALENFPLLMYILAAKTLILCLAFAGVKMYQSKKIEEKLKREHEEKLKTEAEKKDD from the exons atgttttcctcaaaTGGTGCCTTCAAGACCACAGGGCTGCTACATGCAAAAATACATCCAATTGTAATGTTATTTATGCTAATTGTTAAATACTGTGCATGTTTACATGTGGTGTACCTCCTGATGATGACAACACCCTGTCATGGGATGGACCCACCTGCTCTACAACACCTGGGAGGCAAGAGCAGATGTTGCCACAGCACTGCCTCAACAGTGAATG AGTATCGTCATATTATCCAGCGGAGTTTTAAAATCCTGAGTGTTATCGTGAATTTCATTAGAGAAGGGCACAGGAAAG ATGCTCCTGCCCTGGTCTGTGCCTTTAGAAGCGTGACGCTCATTGGTGCTAGGtgcagcctgctgcagggcaggcaatATCGTCACACAGCCAAGATGGTTGCATTTAACTGGAAG gcTTTGGAGAATTTCCCATTGCTGATGTACATTTTGGCAGCTAAAACATTGATTCTTTGCTTAGCATTTGCTGGAGTAAAAATGTACCAGAgcaaaaaaattgaagaaaaactgaagaggGAACATGAAGAGAaattgaaaacagaagcagagaagaagGATGATTGA
- the SMIM11 gene encoding small integral membrane protein 11 isoform X3 — MTDVSCQPIFDFPEYRHIIQRSFKILSVIVNFIREGHRKDAPALVCAFRSVTLIGARCSLLQGRQYRHTAKMVAFNWKALENFPLLMYILAAKTLILCLAFAGVKMYQSKKIEEKLKREHEEKLKTEAEKKDD; from the exons ATGACTGATGTAAGCTGTCAGCCAATATTTGACTTTCCAG AGTATCGTCATATTATCCAGCGGAGTTTTAAAATCCTGAGTGTTATCGTGAATTTCATTAGAGAAGGGCACAGGAAAG ATGCTCCTGCCCTGGTCTGTGCCTTTAGAAGCGTGACGCTCATTGGTGCTAGGtgcagcctgctgcagggcaggcaatATCGTCACACAGCCAAGATGGTTGCATTTAACTGGAAG gcTTTGGAGAATTTCCCATTGCTGATGTACATTTTGGCAGCTAAAACATTGATTCTTTGCTTAGCATTTGCTGGAGTAAAAATGTACCAGAgcaaaaaaattgaagaaaaactgaagaggGAACATGAAGAGAaattgaaaacagaagcagagaagaagGATGATTGA
- the SMIM11 gene encoding small integral membrane protein 11 isoform X4 — protein sequence MFLISLSWYAPALVCAFRSVTLIGARCSLLQGRQYRHTAKMVAFNWKALENFPLLMYILAAKTLILCLAFAGVKMYQSKKIEEKLKREHEEKLKTEAEKKDD from the exons ATGTTTTTGATTTCTTTGAGTTGGT ATGCTCCTGCCCTGGTCTGTGCCTTTAGAAGCGTGACGCTCATTGGTGCTAGGtgcagcctgctgcagggcaggcaatATCGTCACACAGCCAAGATGGTTGCATTTAACTGGAAG gcTTTGGAGAATTTCCCATTGCTGATGTACATTTTGGCAGCTAAAACATTGATTCTTTGCTTAGCATTTGCTGGAGTAAAAATGTACCAGAgcaaaaaaattgaagaaaaactgaagaggGAACATGAAGAGAaattgaaaacagaagcagagaagaagGATGATTGA
- the SMIM11 gene encoding small integral membrane protein 11 isoform X5 — translation MVAFNWKALENFPLLMYILAAKTLILCLAFAGVKMYQSKKIEEKLKREHEEKLKTEAEKKDD, via the exons ATGGTTGCATTTAACTGGAAG gcTTTGGAGAATTTCCCATTGCTGATGTACATTTTGGCAGCTAAAACATTGATTCTTTGCTTAGCATTTGCTGGAGTAAAAATGTACCAGAgcaaaaaaattgaagaaaaactgaagaggGAACATGAAGAGAaattgaaaacagaagcagagaagaagGATGATTGA
- the SMIM11 gene encoding small integral membrane protein 11 isoform X2 — METRRVKRRNGEKCLTTGGWWHRMWECNVEGAVASLLSSNCRRHCEDRTSKASALTGNILDQNATLQNKGRISLLPVLCDFSAATPDAPALVCAFRSVTLIGARCSLLQGRQYRHTAKMVAFNWKALENFPLLMYILAAKTLILCLAFAGVKMYQSKKIEEKLKREHEEKLKTEAEKKDD, encoded by the exons ATGGAGACCAGAAGAGTCAAGAGACGAAATGGGGAGAAGTGCTTGACCACTGGAGGCTGGTGGCACAGGATGTGGGAATGCAATGTGGAGGGAGCGGTGGCTTCCCTGCTCAGTTCCAACTGCAGAAGACACTGTGAGGACAGAACATCAAAAGCGTCAGCTCTCACAGGAAACATTTTGGATCAAAACGCCACTCTTCAGAATAAAGGGAGAATTTCTTTACTTCCTGTCCTTTGTGACTTCAGTGCAGCTACTCCTG ATGCTCCTGCCCTGGTCTGTGCCTTTAGAAGCGTGACGCTCATTGGTGCTAGGtgcagcctgctgcagggcaggcaatATCGTCACACAGCCAAGATGGTTGCATTTAACTGGAAG gcTTTGGAGAATTTCCCATTGCTGATGTACATTTTGGCAGCTAAAACATTGATTCTTTGCTTAGCATTTGCTGGAGTAAAAATGTACCAGAgcaaaaaaattgaagaaaaactgaagaggGAACATGAAGAGAaattgaaaacagaagcagagaagaagGATGATTGA